The Sphingobium sp. BYY-5 genome includes a window with the following:
- a CDS encoding DUF6771 family protein, with protein sequence MDEPTKMTILRVIERAPQWIRHDFEAKDSRVRARAEETLAAMIENALHGDQSGV encoded by the coding sequence ATGGACGAACCTACCAAGATGACCATATTGCGCGTGATTGAGCGCGCGCCGCAATGGATTCGGCATGATTTTGAGGCAAAAGATTCAAGAGTCCGTGCCAGAGCAGAGGAAACGCTGGCGGCGATGATCGAAAATGCACTCCATGGCGATCAATCGGGAGTTTGA
- a CDS encoding LysR family transcriptional regulator: MLTINCELLDLRALVAVSEGRSFHRAAQQLNLSQPALSRRIQKLENAVGTLLIERTTRTVRLTPSGQEVIPLIRRMLDEIDGSLVGLMVQGEHQAGRITMASVPSATVRFLPEVLQRFAEDYRNTRVRILDLSATECAEAVRTGEAEFGLSLPVSVDADLSYTALHEDPYGLICRKDDPLAAMSDVAWADLIGMRLVTVHRASGNRTTLEAGLAAHGINLTWFYEVTRLTSALALVDAGLGPSILPRLACAGPEARDLVWRPLGEPVIARTIGLLKRPAAPLSPAAARLVTLLSEAWAAA; this comes from the coding sequence ATGCTGACGATCAATTGTGAACTGCTGGATCTTCGAGCCCTTGTCGCTGTTTCCGAAGGGCGCAGCTTCCATCGTGCGGCGCAGCAACTCAACCTGTCCCAACCCGCGCTAAGTAGACGAATACAGAAGCTCGAAAATGCTGTGGGAACCTTGCTGATCGAGCGGACCACCCGCACTGTTCGGCTGACACCTTCAGGACAGGAGGTCATTCCGCTTATCCGTCGCATGCTGGACGAAATCGACGGATCGCTCGTGGGGCTGATGGTGCAGGGCGAGCATCAGGCGGGGCGCATTACGATGGCTAGCGTACCCAGTGCCACCGTGCGTTTCTTGCCGGAAGTGCTGCAACGGTTCGCAGAGGATTATCGTAATACCCGCGTCCGCATCCTCGACCTGTCCGCCACCGAATGTGCGGAGGCGGTGCGGACGGGGGAAGCGGAATTCGGCTTGTCGCTGCCCGTGTCCGTCGATGCGGACCTGTCCTACACAGCGCTGCATGAAGACCCTTATGGCTTGATATGCCGCAAGGATGATCCGTTGGCGGCGATGTCGGACGTGGCGTGGGCCGACCTGATCGGTATGCGGCTTGTCACCGTCCACCGTGCCAGCGGCAATCGCACGACGCTGGAAGCGGGCCTTGCCGCGCACGGCATCAATCTGACATGGTTCTATGAAGTCACGCGGTTGACATCGGCGCTGGCACTGGTCGATGCGGGGCTGGGTCCGTCGATCCTGCCGCGCCTCGCCTGCGCGGGGCCAGAGGCGCGGGATCTGGTCTGGCGGCCGCTTGGCGAACCTGTCATCGCGCGCACGATCGGGCTGCTGAAACGGCCTGCCGCGCCGCTGTCGCCTGCTGCGGCGCGGCTCGTCACTCTTCTGTCCGAAGCGTGGGCGGCGGCGTGA
- a CDS encoding DUF6429 family protein gives MNHKDIDTDRIDEAVLALLFLTLHEEDQLFGTARSWKSFDWSALDRLHQRGLILDPVGKSKSVILTREGRRRSQELFGQLFTKTA, from the coding sequence ATGAACCACAAGGATATCGACACGGACCGGATCGATGAGGCGGTGCTGGCGCTGCTGTTCCTGACGCTACACGAGGAGGATCAGCTATTCGGCACGGCTAGGTCTTGGAAGTCCTTCGACTGGAGCGCGCTCGACCGCCTGCATCAGCGAGGGTTGATCCTCGATCCGGTGGGCAAATCGAAATCCGTGATCCTGACACGGGAAGGCAGACGGCGCAGCCAGGAACTGTTCGGCCAGCTTTTCACGAAAACCGCGTGA
- a CDS encoding MFS transporter has protein sequence MTAQTTLASGGTAEVTAEKKQSAFKSIFIVASGNFLEMFDFMVFGYYATYISKAFFPTGSEFASLLLTLMTFGAGFLMRPVGALVLGAYVDHHGRRKGLLLVLGLMALGTLAIAITPTYEQIGLAAPLIILAGRLVQGLSAGVEVGGVSVYLNEIAPPHRKGFFTSWQSASQQAAVVFAALIGLIVSTSLSPETMQAWGWRIPFIIGCVMIPFLFIIRRHVEETEAFLNRKEHPKIGQIMRIIGNNWGIVLQGALMAVMTTVFFYMITAYTPTFGSKVLNLGAGDALFVTACVGLTNFILLPVMGALSDKVGRRPLLITATVLGAVLAYPLMSWLVADPSFGKLLAVELLLAAIYATYNGAFIVYLTEIIPGHVRTVGFSLAYSMATAIFGGFTPAISTALIGVTGDKAIPGAWCAAAAVISLLALLIGSRINRRAEDQA, from the coding sequence ATGACCGCGCAAACGACGCTGGCTTCCGGCGGCACCGCCGAAGTCACGGCGGAAAAAAAGCAATCCGCCTTCAAATCCATCTTCATCGTCGCCAGCGGCAACTTTCTGGAGATGTTCGATTTCATGGTGTTCGGCTATTACGCCACCTATATTTCGAAGGCCTTCTTTCCGACCGGCAGTGAATTTGCGTCGCTTCTGCTGACGCTGATGACCTTTGGCGCGGGCTTCCTGATGCGGCCGGTGGGTGCGCTGGTGCTGGGCGCTTATGTGGATCATCATGGGCGCCGCAAGGGGTTGCTGCTGGTTCTGGGCCTGATGGCCCTGGGCACGTTGGCTATCGCCATTACGCCGACCTATGAGCAGATCGGCCTTGCCGCGCCGCTGATCATTCTAGCGGGACGCCTCGTTCAGGGTCTGTCGGCAGGGGTCGAGGTCGGCGGCGTATCCGTCTACCTCAACGAAATCGCGCCGCCGCACCGCAAGGGCTTCTTCACCTCGTGGCAGTCGGCCAGCCAACAGGCGGCGGTAGTGTTCGCCGCGCTGATCGGCCTGATTGTATCGACCAGCCTGTCGCCCGAAACGATGCAGGCCTGGGGCTGGCGCATCCCCTTCATCATCGGCTGCGTGATGATCCCCTTCCTGTTCATCATCCGCCGCCATGTCGAGGAAACCGAAGCCTTCCTTAACCGCAAGGAACATCCCAAGATCGGCCAGATCATGCGGATCATCGGCAATAACTGGGGCATCGTTCTTCAGGGCGCGCTGATGGCGGTGATGACGACCGTCTTCTTCTACATGATCACGGCTTACACCCCGACTTTCGGCAGCAAGGTGCTGAACTTGGGCGCAGGCGACGCGCTGTTCGTCACCGCCTGCGTCGGCCTCACCAACTTCATCCTTTTGCCCGTCATGGGCGCGCTGTCGGACAAGGTCGGTCGTCGACCGCTGCTGATCACCGCAACGGTGCTGGGCGCGGTGCTGGCCTATCCGCTGATGAGCTGGCTGGTTGCCGATCCCAGCTTTGGCAAGCTGCTGGCCGTCGAACTGCTGCTGGCCGCGATCTACGCCACCTATAACGGCGCCTTCATCGTCTATCTGACCGAGATCATTCCGGGGCATGTCCGCACCGTGGGCTTCAGCCTGGCGTACAGCATGGCGACGGCGATCTTCGGTGGCTTTACCCCGGCGATCAGCACCGCGCTGATCGGCGTGACGGGGGACAAGGCGATCCCCGGCGCGTGGTGCGCCGCCGCCGCCGTCATTTCCCTGCTCGCGCTGCTGATCGGCAGCCGTATCAACCGCCGCGCAGAGGATCAGGCCTAA
- a CDS encoding substrate-binding domain-containing protein: MTALRSFRLRRRMGSALALLVAPLLFGCQTASTTPVLKAAPSAELHVLTSGGFNIAFDALAKQYMAETGTRIVTGHGPSMGDTPQAIPARLARHEDADVVILARSALDRLAVEGKVTPSTQVDLGLSKIAIAVKAGAPVPDISTPEALRDTLIAAKSVAWSDSASGVYIQTTMLDKLGIADQVRPKGRMIPATPVGEIVASGQAEIGFQQLSELKPVKGIRIIGLLPDSLQKVTAFSGGIVAYSTRQQPARALLDYLSSSKADAVIRESGLEPASRKANP; encoded by the coding sequence ATGACCGCTTTGCGATCGTTCCGCTTGCGGCGGCGCATGGGATCGGCGCTGGCCCTGTTGGTTGCGCCTCTGCTCTTTGGGTGTCAGACCGCGTCCACTACGCCCGTGCTCAAGGCGGCACCTTCCGCCGAACTGCACGTCCTGACGTCAGGCGGTTTCAACATCGCGTTCGACGCGCTGGCCAAACAATATATGGCTGAAACCGGCACGCGCATCGTCACGGGACACGGCCCGTCCATGGGCGACACGCCCCAGGCCATTCCTGCGCGTCTTGCCCGGCATGAGGACGCCGATGTCGTGATCCTTGCCCGGTCTGCGCTTGACCGGCTGGCGGTTGAGGGCAAGGTGACGCCCAGCACGCAGGTCGATCTGGGCCTGTCGAAAATCGCGATTGCGGTCAAAGCGGGTGCGCCCGTTCCCGACATTTCGACGCCGGAAGCTTTGCGCGACACCTTAATCGCTGCGAAATCAGTGGCGTGGTCGGACAGTGCGAGCGGCGTCTACATCCAGACCACGATGCTCGATAAACTGGGTATCGCCGATCAGGTCCGTCCCAAGGGCCGCATGATTCCCGCCACGCCCGTCGGCGAGATCGTCGCCAGCGGGCAGGCCGAGATCGGCTTCCAGCAATTGTCGGAACTGAAACCCGTCAAGGGCATCCGTATCATCGGCCTGCTGCCCGACTCCCTTCAGAAAGTCACGGCCTTCTCCGGCGGCATCGTCGCCTACTCCACCAGACAGCAACCGGCCCGCGCCCTGCTGGACTATCTCTCCTCCTCCAAGGCCGATGCCGTCATCCGCGAAAGCGGGCTGGAACCAGCATCACGAAAGGCAAATCCATGA
- a CDS encoding cation:dicarboxylase symporter family transporter translates to MGRAGVLRQLYVQMILGIVAGTIVGHVWPAVGVVLGPLGIAFIKTMRMMVPPILFCTIVDGIVLHGGALRTGSTIARALIIFLAITIIALLAGTSVASLMRPGAGLSLPPVPVNLDLHRQLAAAPINGPGEFLLRMVPETFFSAFTAGDVLPVLFIAGLVGFGLVRIGPAGDPIAKGLRALTKLQFAIFGFLVRIAPVGAFGAIAYTVGTYGIGFIGSLGMLVATLALACMAVIAILLIVVRGVTGLSPFRLLRYFRDELLIVAGTSSSEVVLPRLMTKLEALGASPAVVGLVVPLGYTLNLAGTAVYLVVATLFLSETLDIAMPPDRLALYLIVMLATSKTAAGVTGSGFSALLLTLSLLPDIPVGAAAMLIAVDRILSTMRALTSGLANISASLLVARWDGATISLVTPPPTLRTEE, encoded by the coding sequence ATGGGGAGAGCAGGGGTGCTTCGTCAGCTTTATGTCCAGATGATTCTGGGCATCGTCGCCGGGACGATCGTGGGTCATGTCTGGCCTGCGGTCGGTGTCGTGCTGGGTCCGCTGGGCATCGCCTTCATCAAGACGATGCGCATGATGGTGCCGCCGATCCTGTTCTGCACCATCGTCGACGGCATCGTGCTGCATGGTGGGGCGCTGCGCACCGGGTCGACCATCGCCCGCGCGCTGATCATCTTTCTGGCGATAACCATCATCGCCCTGCTGGCCGGCACGTCCGTCGCCAGCCTGATGCGGCCCGGCGCGGGGTTGAGCCTGCCGCCGGTTCCCGTAAATCTCGACCTGCACCGGCAACTGGCCGCCGCGCCGATCAACGGTCCGGGGGAATTCCTGCTGCGGATGGTGCCGGAAACCTTCTTTTCCGCCTTCACCGCTGGCGATGTATTGCCGGTGCTGTTCATCGCGGGCCTGGTCGGCTTCGGGCTGGTGCGCATCGGCCCGGCGGGTGATCCGATCGCCAAGGGATTGCGAGCGCTGACCAAATTGCAGTTCGCGATTTTCGGCTTTCTCGTACGGATCGCGCCCGTCGGCGCCTTTGGCGCGATCGCCTATACGGTCGGCACCTATGGCATCGGCTTTATCGGTTCGCTGGGGATGCTGGTAGCCACTTTAGCGCTGGCCTGCATGGCCGTGATCGCCATACTCCTGATCGTCGTCCGGGGTGTGACGGGCCTGTCACCGTTCAGGCTGCTGCGCTATTTTCGCGACGAATTGCTCATCGTGGCCGGTACGTCATCCAGCGAGGTCGTGTTGCCGCGACTTATGACGAAACTGGAAGCTTTGGGAGCCAGCCCTGCGGTCGTGGGTCTGGTCGTGCCGCTTGGCTATACCCTTAATCTTGCAGGAACAGCGGTCTATCTGGTGGTGGCAACGCTGTTCCTGTCCGAAACGCTTGACATCGCGATGCCGCCGGACCGGCTGGCACTGTACCTGATCGTCATGCTGGCAACGTCCAAGACGGCTGCGGGCGTCACGGGGAGCGGCTTTTCCGCCCTTCTGCTGACCCTGTCGCTCCTGCCCGATATACCGGTCGGCGCAGCGGCGATGCTGATCGCGGTGGATCGCATCCTGTCGACCATGCGGGCGCTCACCAGCGGGCTGGCGAATATCAGCGCGTCGTTGCTGGTCGCGCGATGGGATGGCGCGACGATCAGTCTGGTCACGCCGCCGCCCACGCTTCGGACAGAAGAGTGA